In one Bactrocera tryoni isolate S06 chromosome 5, CSIRO_BtryS06_freeze2, whole genome shotgun sequence genomic region, the following are encoded:
- the LOC120777884 gene encoding sphingosine kinase 1, with protein MEVEELTDIFYTSDKKGQVCRVKLNGQGFTLQRETTNNRSREQLIGLDDIVGSRCIVVKKDRRGCSMLCSSAAQNDGNRSDSGDDTKKKYNAVTFQHNDASAYLYVFAYILNKKHLRNIIRRERTVLKLRFRSFDTFGDNMREAERWYHTVRAFKGCSLGYNDIDERRILVLLNPKSGSGKAREIFNRQVVPVLNEAEQPYDLHVTKHANYAREFVRVKVLDNYSGIVAVGGDGLFFEILNGLLMRADWLDARNILLGIVPCGSGNGLARSIAHVCGEPYEPKPILGATLTMLSGKSMAMDVVRIQQQNQILYSFLSVGWGLISDIDIESERLRSLGYQRFTIWTLHRLISLRTYRGKVSYLPKENVYMESDTISLAEPLPLKHSRSCNTCLDTLNSGCFQSTDCIEASKYYDVISLQNSINQSLKSRCDSWFSPASCRSTYHSVSESIYHSVDGGSDAESHLQHSNLSVHLCGPTGSAPTLNEPVPASWVVEEGEFVMVHAAYQTHLGSDCFFVPQAKFNDGIIYVVIIRSGISRSQLLNFLMGMSSGTHVPVTNNEFVKMVPVTALRIEPYDNEGILTVDGERIEFGPLQAELLPSMVRVMAPK; from the exons ATGGAGGTCGAGGAGTTGACCGATATATTTTACACCAGCGACAAAAAGGGTCAGGTTTGTCGTGTCAAATTAAATGGTCAGGGATTTACTTTGCAACGCGAAACCACTAATAACCGCTCCAGAGAGCAACTCATCGGATTGGATGATATAGTTGGCAGTCGCTGTATTGTCGTGAAGAAAGATCGACGCGGCTGCTCCATGCTCTGTAGTTCCGCAGCACAAAATGATGGAAATCGTAGCGATAGTGGTGATgatacaaaaaagaaatataatgcTGTTACCTTTCAGCATAATGATGCAAGCGCATATCTATACGTTTTTGCATATATACTAAATAAGAAACATCTACGTAATATTATACGTCGTGAACGTACTGTCTTGAAACTGCGCTTCCGTTCCTTTGATACTTTTGGCGATAATATGCGCGAAGCAGAACGTTGGTATCATACAGTTAGAGCCTTTAAAGGATGCAGTTTGGGCTATAATGACATCGATGAACGGCGTATATTGGTTTTATTGAATCCGAAATCTGGTTCTGGTAAAGCTCGAGAGATTTTCAATCGTCAGGTAGTTCCAGTTTTAAATGAAGCAGAGCAACCGTATGATTTGCATGTAACGAAACATGCCAATTATGCTCGCGAATTTGTGCGTGTGAAAGTTTTAGATAACTACAGTGGCATTGTGGCAGTTGGTGGCGATGGCCTATTCTTTGAGATACTAAATGGCTTGCTGATGCGTGCTGATTGGTTGGATGCACGTAATATACTTTTGGGCATAGTGCCATGTGGTTCCGGAAATGGTTTGGCACGTTCCATTGCGCATGTGTGTGG GGAACCCTATGAACCAAAGCCGATCTTGGGCGCCACACTTACAATGCTAAGTGGCAAGTCGATGGCCATGGATGTTGTGCGCatccaacaacaaaatcag atTCTCTACTCGTTCCTCTCGGTAGGTTGGGGTCTTATCTCAGACATTGATATCGAAAGTGAACGCCTACGTTCGCTTGGTTATCAAAGATTTACCATTTGGACATTGCATCGTTTAATTAGTTTACGTACATATCGCGGCAAAGTATCATATCTTCCAAAGGAAAATGTTTACATGGAAAGTGACACAATATCATTGGCAGAGCCGCTGCCACTAAAGCATAGTAGAAGTTGTAATACATGTTTAGATACTCTGAATAGCGGTTGTTTTCAATCCACCGATTGCATTGAAGCCAGCAAATACTATGACGTCATTTCACTGCAAAACTCCATCAATCAATCGCTAAAATCACGTTGCGATAGTTGGTTCTCGCCTGCTTCCTGCCGTAGTACTTATCATTCCGTGTCGGAGAGTATTTATCACAGCGTCGATGGTGGAAGTGATGCAGAATCGCATTTGCAACACAGCAATTTGAGTGTTCATTTATGTGGCCCGACGGGTAGCGCACCAACGCTGAATGAGCCGGTACCTGCATCATGGGTGGTGGAGGAAGGCGAATTCGTGATGGTGCATGCCGCCTATCAAACTCATTTGGGCAGCGATTGTTTCTTTGTGCCGCAAGCCAAATTCAACGATGGCATCATTTATGTGGTTATCATTCGTAGCGGCATCAGTCGTTCGcagttgttgaactttttgaTGGGCATGAGTTCGGGCACACACGTACCCGTGACCAATAATGAATTTGTGAAAATGGTGCCGGTGACAGCGCTGCGCATAGAACCATACGACAATGAGGGTATTCTCACTGTCGATGGGGAGCGCATCGAATTTGGTCCACTTCAGGCGGAATTGTTGCCGAGTATGGTGCGTGTTATGGCACCAAAGTGA